In Panthera tigris isolate Pti1 chromosome D2, P.tigris_Pti1_mat1.1, whole genome shotgun sequence, one DNA window encodes the following:
- the STK32C gene encoding serine/threonine-protein kinase 32C isoform X2 — protein sequence MARRGGLVRTEDEGNAALGQDTHHHEQDVCWRQVNFDHFQILRAIGKGSFGKVCIVQKRDTEKMYAMKYMNKQHCIERDEVRNVFRELEILQEIEHVFLVNLWYSFQDEEDMFMVVDLLLGGDLRYHLQQNVQFSEDTVRLYICEMALALDYLRSQHIIHRDVKPDNILLDEQGHAHLTDFNIATIIKDGERATALAGTKPYMAPEIFQSFVSGGSGYSFEVDWWSVGVLAYELLRGWRPYDVHSSNAVESLVQLFSTVSVQYVPTWSKEMVALLRKLLTVDPKHRASSLQDMQAAPSLAGVLWQDLSEKKVAPGFVPNKGRLHCDPTFELEEMILESRPLHKKKKRLAKNRSRDSSRDSSQSENDYLQDCLDAIQQDFVIFNREKLKKSQDPASEPPPAPGAGEAAEDCEGTRPALSMCGPICPSRLTES from the exons TGAACTTCGACCACTTCCAGATCCTTCGGGCCATCGGAAAGGGCAGCTTCGGCAAG GTGTGCATCGTGCAGAAGCGGGACACGGAGAAGATGTACGCCATGAAGTACATGAACAAGCAGCACTGCATCGAGCGGGACGAGGTGCGCAACGTGTTCCGGGAGCTGGAGATCCTGCAGGAGATCGAGCACGTCTTCCTGGTGAACCTGTG GTACTCCTTCCAGGATGAGGAGGACATGTTCATGGTGGTGGACCTGCTCCTGGGCGGGGACCTCCGCTACCACCTGCAGCAGAACGTCCAGTTCTCCGAGGACACGGTGAGGCTGTACATCTGCGAGATGGCGCTGGCCCTCGACTACCTGCGCAGTCAGCACATCATCCACAG GGACGTCAAGCCCGACAACATCCTGCTGGACGAGCAAG GGCACGCACACCTGACCGACTTCAACATCGCCACCATCATAAAGGACGGGGAGAGGGCCACCGCACTGGCGGGGACCAAGCCATACATGG CTCCGGAGATCTTCCAGTCCTTCGTCAGCGGTGGCAGCGGCTACTCCTTCGAGGTGGACTGGTGGTCGGTGGGGGTGCTGGCCTACGAGCTGCTACGTGGATGG aGGCCCTACGACGTCCACTCCAGCAATGCCGTGGAGTCCCTGGTACAGCTGTTCAGCACGGTGAGCGTCCAGTACGTCCCCACCTGGTCCAAGGAGATGGTGGCCCTGCTGCGGAAG CTCCTCACTGTGGACCCCAAGCACCGAGCCTCCAGCCTACAGGACATGCAGGCGGCCCCATCGCTGGCCGGCGTGCTGTGGCAGGACCTCAGTGAGAAGAAGGTGGCACCGGGCTTTGTGCCCAAT AAAGGCCGCCTGCACTGCGACCCCACCTTCGAGCTGGAGGAGATGATCCTAGAGTCCAGGCCTCTGCACAAGAAGAAGAAGCGTCTGGCCAAGAACAGGTCCCGGGACAGCAGCAGAGACAGCTCTCAGTCT GAGAATGACTACCTTCAGGACTGCCTTGATGCGATCCAGCAAGACTTTGTGATTTTTAACAGAGAAAA GCTGAAGAAGAGCCAGGACCCCGCGAGCGAGCCGCCGCCGGCCCCCGGGGCCGGGGAGGCTGCGGAGGACTGCGAGGGGACGCGCCCCGCCCTGTCCATGTGCGGCCCCATCTGCCCCTCCCGCCTCACCGAGAGTTAG
- the STK32C gene encoding serine/threonine-protein kinase 32C isoform X3, whose protein sequence is MYAMKYMNKQHCIERDEVRNVFRELEILQEIEHVFLVNLWYSFQDEEDMFMVVDLLLGGDLRYHLQQNVQFSEDTVRLYICEMALALDYLRSQHIIHRDVKPDNILLDEQGHAHLTDFNIATIIKDGERATALAGTKPYMAPEIFQSFVSGGSGYSFEVDWWSVGVLAYELLRGWRPYDVHSSNAVESLVQLFSTVSVQYVPTWSKEMVALLRKLLTVDPKHRASSLQDMQAAPSLAGVLWQDLSEKKVAPGFVPNKGRLHCDPTFELEEMILESRPLHKKKKRLAKNRSRDSSRDSSQSENDYLQDCLDAIQQDFVIFNREKLKKSQDPASEPPPAPGAGEAAEDCEGTRPALSMCGPICPSRLTES, encoded by the exons ATGTACGCCATGAAGTACATGAACAAGCAGCACTGCATCGAGCGGGACGAGGTGCGCAACGTGTTCCGGGAGCTGGAGATCCTGCAGGAGATCGAGCACGTCTTCCTGGTGAACCTGTG GTACTCCTTCCAGGATGAGGAGGACATGTTCATGGTGGTGGACCTGCTCCTGGGCGGGGACCTCCGCTACCACCTGCAGCAGAACGTCCAGTTCTCCGAGGACACGGTGAGGCTGTACATCTGCGAGATGGCGCTGGCCCTCGACTACCTGCGCAGTCAGCACATCATCCACAG GGACGTCAAGCCCGACAACATCCTGCTGGACGAGCAAG GGCACGCACACCTGACCGACTTCAACATCGCCACCATCATAAAGGACGGGGAGAGGGCCACCGCACTGGCGGGGACCAAGCCATACATGG CTCCGGAGATCTTCCAGTCCTTCGTCAGCGGTGGCAGCGGCTACTCCTTCGAGGTGGACTGGTGGTCGGTGGGGGTGCTGGCCTACGAGCTGCTACGTGGATGG aGGCCCTACGACGTCCACTCCAGCAATGCCGTGGAGTCCCTGGTACAGCTGTTCAGCACGGTGAGCGTCCAGTACGTCCCCACCTGGTCCAAGGAGATGGTGGCCCTGCTGCGGAAG CTCCTCACTGTGGACCCCAAGCACCGAGCCTCCAGCCTACAGGACATGCAGGCGGCCCCATCGCTGGCCGGCGTGCTGTGGCAGGACCTCAGTGAGAAGAAGGTGGCACCGGGCTTTGTGCCCAAT AAAGGCCGCCTGCACTGCGACCCCACCTTCGAGCTGGAGGAGATGATCCTAGAGTCCAGGCCTCTGCACAAGAAGAAGAAGCGTCTGGCCAAGAACAGGTCCCGGGACAGCAGCAGAGACAGCTCTCAGTCT GAGAATGACTACCTTCAGGACTGCCTTGATGCGATCCAGCAAGACTTTGTGATTTTTAACAGAGAAAA GCTGAAGAAGAGCCAGGACCCCGCGAGCGAGCCGCCGCCGGCCCCCGGGGCCGGGGAGGCTGCGGAGGACTGCGAGGGGACGCGCCCCGCCCTGTCCATGTGCGGCCCCATCTGCCCCTCCCGCCTCACCGAGAGTTAG